In Panicum virgatum strain AP13 chromosome 4N, P.virgatum_v5, whole genome shotgun sequence, a single window of DNA contains:
- the LOC120668869 gene encoding expansin-like A4, with product MELMLLLLLLFSFSQFLPPASCSPPSNYKHHCDWCPRHSTASLISPPAAAADLRGEGACGYAGAAMATEINGGYVAAAAGAEFFRDGAGCGACYQLRCSDRRVCGDGGVKVVVTDAANRTGFLLASREAFAAMAKDGMADQLQLLAGGGWDNVVVPVDFRRIPCEYKRNLAVRVEEGSRNPGELAVRFLYQGGQTDIAAVEIAQQASSSSSWRPMVRLRRAWRAARAPAGPLRLRLIVTAGFGGKWLRTQEAVLPADWRPGQAYDTGLRVTDVAVRTCTRSCGAGDEELR from the exons ATGgagctgatgctgctgctgctgcttctgttCAGCTTCAGCCAGTTCCTGCCTCCCGCGTCCTGCTCCCCTCCTTCCAACTACAAACACCACTGCGACTGGTGCCCTCGCCACTCCACCGCCTCGCTCATCtcccctccggccgccgccgccgacctccgcgGCGAGGGTGCCTGTGGGTACGCCGGGGCCGCCATGGCTACGGAGATCAATGGCGGatacgtcgccgccgccgcgggcgccgagtTCTTCCGCGACGGTGCCGGCTGCGGCGCCTGCTACCAGTTGCGGTGCAGCGACCGGCGGGtgtgcggcgacggcggcgtcaagGTCGTCGTCACGGACGCGGCCAACCGCACGGGGTTCCTGCTCGCCAGCAGGGAGGCCTTCGCCGCGATGGCCAAGGACGGCATGGCCGATCAACTACAActactcgccggcggcggctgggacAACGTCGTCGTCCCGGTCGACTTCCGGAG GATACCTTGCGAGTACAAGAGGAACCTGGCGGTAcgggtcgaggagggcagccgGAACCCGGGCGAGCTCGCCGTCCGGTTCCTGTACCAGGGCGGGCAGACCGACATCGCCGCCGTCGAGATCGCGCAgcaggcgtcgtcgtcgtcgtcttggCGGCCCATGGTGCGGCTGCGTCGCGcgtggcgcgccgcgcgcgctccgGCCGGCCCGCTGCGGCTCCGCCTCATCGTGACGGCCGGCTTCGGCGGCAAGTGGCTGCGGACCCAGGAGGCCGTGCTGCCGGCGGActggcggcccgggcaggcgTACGACACGGGGCTCCGGGTCACCGACGTCGCCGTGCGCACCTGCACCCGCTcctgcggcgccggcgacgaggagctCAGATAG